A window of Bradyrhizobium sp. AZCC 1610 contains these coding sequences:
- a CDS encoding methylated-DNA--[protein]-cysteine S-methyltransferase — translation MTGHHFAIFDTAIGRCGIVWGERGIISVQLPMGDEKKTRSRLQQRHDDLVEAEPPTKVQAAIDGIKELLEGKPNDLTGVVLDLDGVPEFNRGVYDIARTIPPGKTMTYGDIAKKLGGVELSRDVGQALGRNPCPIVVPCHRVLAAGNKPGGFSANGGVVTKLKMLAIEGAAVNHTPNLFD, via the coding sequence ATGACCGGGCACCATTTTGCGATATTCGACACCGCGATCGGCCGTTGCGGCATCGTGTGGGGCGAGCGTGGCATCATCTCGGTGCAATTGCCGATGGGCGACGAGAAGAAGACCCGCTCCCGCCTGCAGCAGCGCCACGACGACCTTGTCGAGGCGGAGCCGCCCACGAAGGTGCAGGCCGCGATCGACGGGATCAAGGAGCTGCTCGAAGGCAAGCCGAACGACCTCACCGGCGTCGTGCTCGATCTCGACGGCGTTCCCGAGTTCAACCGCGGCGTCTACGACATCGCGCGCACCATTCCGCCGGGCAAGACCATGACCTATGGCGATATAGCCAAAAAACTCGGTGGCGTGGAGCTGTCGCGCGACGTCGGCCAGGCGCTGGGTCGCAACCCCTGTCCGATCGTGGTGCCGTGTCACCGCGTGCTGGCGGCCGGCAACAAGCCCGGCGGCTTCTCCGCCAATGGCGGGGTGGTGACGAAGCTGAAGATGTTGGCGATTGAAGGTGCGGCCGTGAACCACACGCCGAACCTGTTCGATTGA
- a CDS encoding enoyl-CoA hydratase/isomerase family protein, which translates to MSSNPPPFETLLVEPVDEHVAVIRLNRPEASNALNTQMGRDLVRYFEDAALDPKSLRCIVLTGAGDKAFCAGGDLKERRGMTDEAWTRQHVIFERMVRALIDCPVPIIGAVNGAAYGGGCEIAGCCDFLYAADSARFALTEVTLGIMPGGGGTQTLPRAVGERRAKELILTGKPFTAAEAHAWGLVNEVFPLSELLPAALATASRIARNAPISVRQAKLSIDRGLQLSLRDGLALEIEAYNRMVPTEDRREGVLAFNEKRPPNFKGR; encoded by the coding sequence ATGAGTTCGAACCCGCCCCCTTTTGAGACGCTTTTGGTTGAGCCGGTCGATGAGCATGTAGCGGTCATCCGGCTCAATCGGCCGGAAGCTTCCAACGCGCTCAACACCCAGATGGGTCGCGACCTAGTTCGCTATTTCGAGGACGCGGCGCTCGATCCGAAGAGCCTGCGCTGCATCGTCCTGACCGGTGCCGGCGACAAGGCGTTCTGCGCCGGCGGCGACTTGAAGGAGCGCCGCGGCATGACGGACGAAGCATGGACGCGCCAGCACGTCATCTTCGAACGCATGGTGCGGGCGCTGATCGACTGCCCCGTCCCGATCATCGGTGCGGTCAACGGCGCGGCCTATGGCGGCGGCTGCGAGATCGCAGGCTGCTGCGATTTTCTCTACGCCGCTGACAGCGCCCGCTTCGCGCTCACCGAAGTCACGCTCGGCATCATGCCAGGTGGTGGCGGCACGCAAACCCTGCCGCGGGCCGTCGGCGAGCGCCGCGCCAAGGAGCTGATCCTGACCGGCAAGCCGTTTACCGCGGCCGAAGCCCACGCCTGGGGGCTTGTGAATGAAGTATTTCCGCTATCCGAACTGCTGCCGGCGGCGCTGGCGACCGCCTCACGCATCGCCCGCAATGCCCCGATCTCTGTCCGCCAGGCAAAGCTGTCGATCGATCGTGGGCTGCAACTGTCGCTGCGGGACGGCCTCGCGCTCGAGATCGAGGCCTATAATCGCATGGTCCCGACCGAGGATCGCCGCGAGGGCGTGCTGGCCTTCAACGAGAAACGGCCGCCGAACTTCAAGGGGCGGTGA
- a CDS encoding MBL fold metallo-hydrolase has translation MSLKFTVGDLTIHRIIEQETTFLPTLEMLPGLTPELLAENRAWMRDAGALDDKDVLILCFQSYVVKTPHHTILIDSCIGNDKPRPQRPKWNMKTDDTYMRGLADAGISVGDIDYVMCTHLHVDHVGWNTRLDNGRWVPTFPKARYVFDKTEFDYWTEMHAKTPVPPFGDSVLPVVEAKQAEIVRSDFAIGDHTRILPTPGHTPGHVAFTFGRGKDDAVFSGDLMHSPLQTRYPELSVKFDVDQAQAATTRRNFMERYCDTDTLCCTAHFPSPSVGKIRRKGNGFSCEAI, from the coding sequence ATGAGCCTGAAATTCACCGTCGGCGATCTCACCATCCATCGCATCATCGAGCAGGAAACTACCTTCCTGCCGACGCTGGAAATGCTGCCGGGCCTGACGCCGGAGTTGCTGGCGGAGAACCGGGCGTGGATGCGGGATGCCGGTGCGCTCGACGACAAGGACGTGCTGATCCTGTGCTTCCAGTCCTATGTGGTGAAGACGCCGCACCACACCATCCTGATCGATAGCTGCATCGGCAACGACAAGCCGCGGCCGCAGCGGCCGAAATGGAACATGAAGACCGACGACACCTATATGCGCGGGTTGGCCGACGCCGGAATTTCCGTCGGTGACATCGATTACGTCATGTGCACGCATCTGCATGTCGACCATGTCGGCTGGAACACGCGGCTCGACAACGGCCGCTGGGTGCCCACCTTCCCCAAGGCGCGCTACGTGTTCGACAAGACCGAGTTCGACTACTGGACCGAGATGCACGCGAAAACGCCCGTGCCGCCGTTTGGCGACAGCGTGCTGCCGGTGGTCGAGGCGAAACAGGCCGAGATCGTCCGCAGCGACTTCGCGATCGGCGATCACACCCGCATCCTGCCGACGCCGGGCCACACGCCCGGCCATGTCGCCTTCACCTTCGGCCGCGGCAAGGACGACGCCGTGTTCTCGGGCGACCTGATGCATTCGCCGCTGCAAACGCGCTATCCGGAACTATCCGTGAAATTCGACGTCGATCAGGCGCAGGCGGCAACGACGCGACGAAATTTCATGGAGCGCTACTGCGACACCGATACGCTGTGCTGCACCGCGCATTTCCCCTCCCCGTCGGTCGGAAAGATCCGGCGCAAGGGCAACGGATTCTCCTGCGAGGCGATATGA
- a CDS encoding serine hydrolase domain-containing protein, whose translation MREGGRRLRRLGFAALFMLAATAADAQIHQFSTDQRNLACGSPTSIGDGWPTATPESVGLDGARLCGIAARLTATNANVHAVIVVRHGKLVFEQYFAGYDEPWGMGGARHDFDATTKHDMRSISKSVISLLVGIAIDRELIKNADEPVVKFFPDYSALKTAGWDNITLRHLLTMSSGIQWDENRAWKDPENDEPHLGSEADPFRYVLSKPIAAPPDTVWNYNGGGTDLLGNIIERVSGKSLDAFARETLFTPLGISDWEWMKWRNEHIASAAGLRLRPRDAAKIGQLVLNKGAWGGRQIVSAKWIEQSITPRFQAIGYFGGLFYYGQQWWVGRTLSGDKDVKWIAAQGLGGQRIFIVPELDLVVMTTSGLYGSGRQGQAALDILANFIIPYVRDNNAR comes from the coding sequence ATGCGCGAGGGTGGCAGACGATTGCGGCGCCTCGGCTTCGCCGCCCTCTTCATGCTCGCGGCAACCGCTGCCGACGCGCAGATCCATCAATTTTCCACCGACCAGCGCAACCTCGCCTGCGGAAGTCCGACCTCCATCGGCGATGGCTGGCCCACCGCGACGCCGGAAAGCGTCGGCCTCGACGGTGCGCGCCTGTGCGGCATCGCCGCGCGGCTAACCGCCACCAACGCCAATGTTCATGCCGTCATCGTGGTCCGGCATGGCAAGCTGGTATTCGAGCAATATTTCGCGGGCTATGACGAGCCCTGGGGAATGGGCGGCGCGCGGCACGACTTTGATGCGACGACCAAGCACGACATGCGGTCGATCTCCAAGAGCGTGATCTCCTTGCTGGTGGGAATCGCGATCGATCGCGAGCTGATCAAGAATGCCGACGAGCCGGTCGTCAAATTCTTTCCGGATTATTCGGCGCTGAAAACGGCGGGTTGGGACAACATCACCCTTCGCCATCTGCTGACCATGTCGTCGGGCATTCAGTGGGACGAGAATCGCGCCTGGAAAGATCCTGAGAATGACGAACCGCATCTCGGCAGCGAGGCCGATCCGTTCCGCTATGTCCTGTCGAAGCCGATCGCGGCACCTCCGGACACCGTGTGGAATTATAATGGCGGCGGGACGGACCTGCTCGGCAACATCATTGAGCGCGTATCAGGTAAATCGCTGGACGCATTTGCGCGTGAGACCCTGTTCACGCCACTTGGCATCTCGGACTGGGAATGGATGAAGTGGCGGAATGAGCATATTGCCTCGGCGGCAGGCCTTCGCCTCCGCCCGCGCGATGCCGCAAAGATCGGCCAGCTCGTGCTCAACAAGGGCGCGTGGGGCGGCCGGCAGATCGTCTCGGCCAAATGGATCGAGCAGTCGATCACGCCGCGCTTTCAGGCTATCGGCTATTTCGGCGGGCTGTTCTACTACGGCCAGCAATGGTGGGTGGGCCGCACGCTGTCCGGCGACAAGGATGTGAAGTGGATTGCGGCCCAAGGCCTCGGCGGCCAACGCATCTTCATCGTCCCCGAACTCGACCTTGTGGTGATGACCACCTCAGGACTCTATGGCAGCGGCCGGCAAGGTCAGGCCGCGCTCGACATCCTGGCCAACTTCATCATCCCATATGTCCGGGACAACAATGCGCGATAA
- a CDS encoding glutathione S-transferase family protein, giving the protein MKLTFSPASPFARKVRIAAIETGLIDKIEFVPATVAPGQANAEYSKITPLKKLPVLILDNGDVILDSYVIVEYLDELAGGGKLIPASGPERWKVKSDHSLLQGMLDAMLLCRYEGMVRPEPLRWKAWSDDHWNRAWIGMARFENKPDVLSGPFNIAQIGLTCVLGYADFRFADCGWRKAFPKLDAFHQRMMERPSVKISVPPPA; this is encoded by the coding sequence ATGAAACTCACCTTCTCCCCCGCCTCGCCGTTCGCCCGAAAAGTCCGCATCGCCGCGATCGAGACCGGCCTGATCGACAAGATCGAATTCGTCCCGGCCACGGTCGCGCCGGGTCAGGCTAACGCGGAGTATTCGAAGATCACCCCGCTGAAGAAGCTGCCGGTGCTGATCCTCGACAATGGCGACGTCATTCTCGATTCGTATGTGATCGTCGAATACCTCGACGAGCTCGCCGGCGGCGGCAAGCTGATTCCTGCCTCCGGCCCCGAGCGATGGAAAGTGAAGAGCGACCATTCTCTGCTGCAGGGCATGCTCGATGCCATGCTGCTGTGCCGCTACGAGGGCATGGTGCGGCCGGAGCCGCTGCGGTGGAAGGCATGGTCTGATGATCATTGGAACCGCGCGTGGATCGGCATGGCACGCTTCGAGAACAAGCCCGACGTGCTGTCGGGGCCGTTCAATATTGCGCAGATCGGCCTTACTTGCGTGCTTGGCTATGCCGATTTCCGCTTTGCCGATTGCGGCTGGCGCAAGGCCTTTCCGAAGCTCGACGCCTTCCATCAGCGTATGATGGAGCGGCCGTCGGTGAAAATCTCGGTACCGCCCCCGGCGTAA
- a CDS encoding fumarylacetoacetate hydrolase family protein, with the protein MKLVRYGAKGAEKPGLIDKSGQLRDLSAQVKDLDGEAYSPTSLAKLAGLDTSKLPGVDGKQRFGAPVTGISKFVAIGLNYVDHAKETGSPIPTEPIFFLKANTALSGPSDAIEKPRGSTKLDWEVEIAAIIGTRAKYVSEADALNHVAGYCVCNDVSERNFQIERLGQWTKGKSHDTFGPVGPWLVTKDEIPDVQKLSMWLDVNGKRCQTGSTSTMIFSMAKCISYVSQFMTLMPGDIVTTGTPPGVGTGMKPPQYLNVGDVVTLGIEGLGEQRQEIVAA; encoded by the coding sequence ATGAAGCTTGTTCGTTACGGCGCCAAGGGTGCGGAAAAGCCCGGCTTGATCGATAAATCCGGCCAGTTGCGCGATCTTTCGGCGCAGGTGAAGGACCTCGACGGCGAGGCCTATTCGCCCACCTCGCTGGCCAAGCTCGCCGGCCTCGACACCTCCAAGCTTCCCGGCGTCGACGGCAAACAGCGCTTCGGCGCGCCGGTCACCGGCATCTCGAAATTCGTCGCGATCGGCCTGAACTATGTCGACCACGCCAAGGAGACCGGCTCCCCGATCCCGACCGAACCGATTTTCTTCCTGAAGGCCAACACCGCGCTCTCCGGCCCGAGCGATGCGATCGAAAAGCCGCGCGGCTCGACCAAGCTCGACTGGGAAGTCGAGATTGCCGCCATCATCGGCACCCGAGCCAAATATGTCAGCGAGGCCGACGCGCTCAATCATGTCGCCGGCTATTGCGTCTGTAACGACGTCTCCGAGCGCAATTTCCAGATCGAGCGGCTGGGTCAGTGGACCAAGGGCAAATCGCACGACACCTTCGGACCCGTGGGTCCGTGGCTGGTCACCAAGGATGAAATTCCCGACGTGCAGAAACTGTCGATGTGGCTCGACGTCAACGGCAAGCGCTGCCAGACCGGATCGACCTCGACCATGATCTTCTCGATGGCGAAGTGCATTTCCTACGTCTCGCAATTCATGACGCTGATGCCCGGCGACATCGTCACCACGGGAACCCCGCCCGGCGTCGGCACCGGCATGAAGCCGCCGCAGTACCTCAACGTCGGCGACGTCGTCACGCTCGGCATCGAAGGGCTCGGCGAGCAGCGCCAGGAGATCGTCGCGGCGTAG
- a CDS encoding MBL fold metallo-hydrolase, which yields MHWTVGRVKITEIIEMETVGSTRFILPLATNEEIQKLPWLIPPFATEEGRLKMSIHSLLVETPSRRIIVDTGLGNDKQGRNVPTWNNRQDPFLDRLTAAGFPPDSIDTVLCTHLHVDHVGWNTRLVDDKWVPTFANARYVFGKTEYEHWRDHSDEPDKLAVFGDSVQPIAEAGKADLVAGDARLTDEITLIPTPGHSPGHMSVHIKSDGEEGLLTGDVAHHPCQMAHLDWSSTADSDPKQSVVTRRELFSRFANTPTLVIGGHFSVGHIKRDGDAFKFVALENL from the coding sequence ATGCACTGGACCGTGGGCAGGGTCAAAATCACAGAGATCATCGAAATGGAGACCGTCGGCAGCACCCGCTTCATCCTGCCGCTCGCGACCAATGAGGAAATCCAGAAGCTGCCCTGGCTGATCCCGCCCTTCGCGACCGAGGAAGGGCGCTTGAAAATGTCAATCCACTCGCTGCTGGTGGAAACACCGTCGCGCCGCATCATCGTCGATACGGGCTTAGGCAACGACAAGCAGGGCCGCAACGTGCCGACCTGGAACAACCGCCAGGACCCGTTCCTCGACAGGCTGACGGCGGCGGGCTTCCCGCCTGACAGCATCGATACCGTGCTGTGCACGCACCTGCATGTCGACCATGTCGGATGGAATACAAGGCTCGTCGATGACAAATGGGTGCCCACCTTTGCCAACGCGCGATACGTGTTCGGCAAGACCGAATACGAGCACTGGCGCGACCACAGCGATGAGCCGGACAAGCTGGCCGTGTTCGGCGATTCCGTGCAACCGATTGCGGAGGCCGGCAAGGCCGACCTTGTTGCCGGCGATGCCAGGCTGACGGACGAAATCACCCTGATCCCGACCCCCGGCCACAGCCCCGGTCATATGAGCGTCCACATCAAGTCGGACGGAGAGGAAGGCCTGCTGACGGGGGACGTTGCCCACCATCCCTGCCAGATGGCGCATCTCGACTGGTCGTCGACTGCGGATTCCGATCCCAAGCAGTCCGTGGTAACGCGGAGGGAGCTGTTCTCGCGCTTTGCCAACACGCCGACGCTGGTGATCGGCGGGCATTTCAGTGTCGGTCATATCAAGCGCGATGGCGACGCCTTCAAGTTTGTGGCGCTGGAGAATCTATAG
- a CDS encoding DUF3775 domain-containing protein: MPELGISTEKVGFLIEKARQFDVKEATSDPDSGSNAADDDMIDVLQDNGNDPVMREITGFINALSEEEKVDLVALMRLGRGDASIDEWEDLRKEAAGQRERHTARYLLGEPMLGDLLAQGLDEFGLAWDAERATADSSSVSQREEDEHNPR, from the coding sequence ATGCCGGAACTCGGGATTTCGACTGAAAAAGTCGGCTTTTTGATTGAGAAGGCCCGGCAATTCGACGTGAAGGAGGCCACGTCCGATCCTGATTCCGGATCGAACGCCGCCGACGACGACATGATCGATGTGCTGCAGGATAATGGGAATGATCCGGTGATGCGCGAGATCACTGGCTTCATCAACGCGCTCTCCGAAGAGGAGAAGGTCGATCTGGTCGCCCTGATGCGGCTCGGCCGTGGCGACGCCTCCATTGATGAATGGGAGGATTTGCGTAAGGAAGCCGCCGGCCAACGCGAACGTCACACTGCGCGCTATCTTCTGGGCGAGCCGATGCTCGGCGATTTGCTGGCGCAAGGCCTCGACGAGTTCGGCCTGGCCTGGGATGCGGAGCGAGCGACGGCGGATTCCTCCAGTGTCAGCCAGCGGGAAGAAGACGAGCACAATCCACGATAA
- a CDS encoding NADPH:quinone reductase — protein MKAIWYERAGPAPEVLTYGEMPTPVAGPGEVRVRLEASGINPADVGRRGGGYRPMEYPRVIPNSDGAGIIDQVGDGVTRLKAGQRVWLFNGQRNGRAFGTAAEYIALAEHLVTPLPDNLSFAEGATLGIPGMTAWTCLFCDGPIVGKTVLVTGGAGAVGHYAVQFAKWGGAQVIATVSSAAKAEQARLAGADLVINYKTEDVVAKAMAFTGQRGVDRVIDVDFGGNIETTLKLMGMNSTIAAYASNGNRTPVVPMRELMEKCIALRALVLFALPQPLLAAAQADISKWLAAGPRIHNVAAQFALSDTAQAHLAVEKGDKLGTVIVDCARLLPAG, from the coding sequence GTGAAAGCAATCTGGTACGAGCGAGCGGGCCCCGCGCCCGAGGTGCTGACCTATGGCGAGATGCCGACGCCGGTAGCCGGCCCGGGCGAAGTCCGGGTGCGGCTGGAAGCGTCCGGCATCAATCCCGCCGATGTCGGCCGCCGCGGCGGCGGCTACCGGCCGATGGAATATCCGCGCGTCATTCCGAATAGCGACGGTGCTGGCATCATCGACCAGGTCGGCGACGGCGTCACGCGGCTCAAGGCCGGCCAGCGCGTCTGGCTATTCAACGGCCAGCGTAACGGCCGCGCCTTCGGCACGGCGGCTGAATACATTGCGCTCGCCGAACATCTGGTGACGCCGCTGCCGGATAATCTGTCCTTTGCGGAAGGCGCCACCCTCGGCATCCCCGGCATGACGGCGTGGACCTGCCTTTTCTGCGATGGCCCGATAGTCGGCAAGACGGTACTGGTCACCGGCGGTGCAGGCGCCGTCGGACATTATGCCGTGCAGTTCGCCAAATGGGGCGGCGCGCAAGTCATCGCCACCGTCAGCTCGGCGGCGAAAGCCGAACAGGCGCGGCTTGCAGGCGCCGACCTCGTTATCAATTACAAGACGGAGGATGTTGTCGCCAAAGCGATGGCCTTCACCGGGCAGCGCGGCGTCGACCGCGTTATCGATGTCGATTTCGGCGGCAATATCGAGACCACGCTGAAACTGATGGGGATGAATTCGACCATTGCCGCCTACGCCAGCAACGGCAACCGCACGCCTGTCGTGCCGATGCGCGAGTTGATGGAAAAATGCATCGCGCTTCGCGCGCTGGTGCTGTTCGCGCTGCCGCAGCCGCTATTGGCGGCGGCGCAGGCGGACATTTCAAAGTGGCTGGCGGCGGGTCCGCGCATTCACAACGTCGCGGCGCAATTTGCGCTCTCGGACACCGCGCAGGCGCATCTTGCGGTGGAGAAGGGCGACAAGCTCGGCACCGTTATCGTGGATTGTGCTCGTCTTCTTCCCGCTGGCTGA
- a CDS encoding SDR family oxidoreductase, with protein sequence MDLGIKGRRAIVCASSKGLGRACAMALANEGVHVTLTARGAEALKKTADEIRKAHPGVTVTEVAGDITTPAGRDAALKACPDPDILINNAGGPPPGDFRNWTRDDWIKAIDANMLTPIELIKATVDGMMARKFGRIVNITSAAVKAPIDILGLSNGARAGLTGFVAGLSRKTVISNVTINALLPGPFDTDRLRGVGKAEAEKRGITPDQVFAERAKQNPAGRFGEPDEFGYACAFLCGARAGYITGQNILLDGGAFPGTL encoded by the coding sequence GTGGATCTTGGGATCAAAGGCCGCCGCGCCATCGTCTGCGCATCGAGCAAGGGCCTGGGCCGCGCCTGCGCCATGGCGCTGGCCAATGAAGGCGTGCATGTCACGCTGACCGCACGCGGCGCCGAGGCGCTGAAAAAGACCGCCGATGAAATCCGCAAAGCCCATCCGGGCGTCACCGTCACGGAAGTCGCGGGCGACATCACCACGCCGGCCGGGCGCGATGCCGCACTGAAGGCATGCCCCGATCCGGATATCCTGATCAACAATGCCGGCGGCCCGCCGCCTGGCGATTTCCGCAACTGGACCCGCGACGACTGGATCAAGGCGATCGACGCCAACATGCTGACGCCGATCGAACTGATCAAGGCGACGGTGGACGGCATGATGGCGCGGAAATTCGGCCGCATCGTCAACATCACCTCGGCCGCGGTGAAGGCGCCAATCGATATCCTCGGCCTTTCCAACGGCGCGCGTGCCGGCCTCACCGGCTTCGTCGCCGGACTGTCGCGCAAGACCGTGATCAGCAACGTCACCATCAATGCGCTGCTGCCGGGACCGTTCGACACCGACCGCCTGCGCGGTGTTGGGAAAGCGGAAGCCGAGAAGCGCGGCATCACGCCGGACCAGGTGTTTGCCGAGCGCGCCAAGCAAAATCCGGCCGGACGGTTCGGCGAGCCCGATGAGTTCGGCTATGCCTGTGCGTTCCTGTGCGGTGCCAGGGCCGGCTACATCACCGGCCAGAACATCCTGCTCGACGGCGGCGCCTTCCCGGGCACGCTGTGA
- a CDS encoding CvpA family protein — MNSFDAVVYLGLIIAVVIGFNTGLLRSAIAILAYIAAMPIAMGLVPLVSPQLDGQHALPFAQNSPLFFGAFLVIGMVLGKLTCLALDDIIGPQSGIGDRLGGAALGAVRVGLIAITVVLIFDQLVPTNLQPAFMTGSRLRPVLSAAGQLGVKSLPPDLVAAIDRLKKDRHI; from the coding sequence ATGAACAGTTTCGATGCCGTCGTCTATCTCGGACTGATTATTGCCGTGGTCATCGGTTTCAATACAGGGCTATTGCGCAGCGCAATTGCGATTCTGGCCTATATCGCCGCGATGCCGATTGCGATGGGGCTGGTGCCACTGGTGTCGCCGCAGCTCGACGGCCAGCATGCCTTACCGTTTGCGCAGAATTCGCCGCTGTTCTTCGGAGCTTTTCTGGTCATCGGAATGGTGCTCGGAAAGCTGACCTGCTTGGCTCTCGACGACATCATTGGACCGCAATCCGGCATCGGAGACCGCCTTGGCGGCGCCGCCCTTGGCGCAGTGCGCGTCGGCCTGATCGCGATCACGGTTGTGCTGATTTTCGACCAGCTTGTGCCGACAAACCTGCAGCCGGCATTCATGACCGGTTCACGGTTGCGGCCTGTGCTATCGGCCGCCGGGCAATTGGGCGTCAAGTCCCTTCCGCCGGATCTCGTGGCTGCGATCGACCGCCTGAAGAAAGACCGGCATATATAA